One Kineococcus aurantiacus genomic window carries:
- the purL gene encoding phosphoribosylformylglycinamidine synthase subunit PurL produces MSTRTRTLDTVDEAAATPDRPQPWSELGLKADEYERIREILERRPTGAELAMYSVMWSEHCSYKSSKVHLRTFGDHVTEDMKKHLMVGIGENAGVVDIGQGWAVTFKVESHNHPSYIEPYQGAATGVGGIIRDIMAMGARPIAVMDSLRFGAIDHPDTARVVPGVVSGVGGYGNCIGLPNIGGEVVFDPTYQGNPLVNALCVGAMKHEDLHLANARGVGNLVVLFGARTGGDGIGGVSVLASETFDATGPSKRPAVQVGDPFQEKVLIECCLELFHAGLVEGIQDLGGAGLSCATSELASAGDGGMLIHLDRVPLRDPSLSPEEILMSESQERMMAVVTPANIEAFLAVTAKWDVEAAVLGEVTDGDHLVVQWHGETVVDVPPRTVAHDGPVYERPYERPASQDALQADTPDRLPRPSTDEELRATLLRMAGSPNLSSRAWVTDQYDRYVLGGTALATPDDAGVVRVDEETNLGVALSLDGNGRFARLDPRTGAALALAEAYRNVAAAGAKPLAVSDCLNFGSPEDPGVMWQFAEAVQGLALACEELGVPVTGGNVSLYNQTGDEGLDSAILPTPVIGVLGVLDDVRRRTPSGWREPGRNVYLLGTTRDELGGSEWAWAEHGHLGGLPPALDLAHEKLLADVLVQCSRDGLVDAAHDLSDGGLAQALVESVLRYGVGVRVWLDELLERDGVDAFTALFSESAGRAIVAVPREEEVRFTDMCTARGLAHLRIGVTDAGADGGSGSLDVQGRFSVPVAELREAHTATLPKHFG; encoded by the coding sequence GTGAGCACGCGCACGAGGACGCTGGACACCGTCGACGAGGCGGCGGCGACCCCGGACCGCCCGCAGCCGTGGTCCGAGCTCGGCCTGAAGGCCGACGAGTACGAGCGGATCCGCGAGATCCTCGAGCGCCGCCCCACGGGCGCGGAGCTGGCCATGTACTCGGTCATGTGGAGCGAGCACTGCTCCTACAAGAGCTCCAAGGTCCACCTGCGCACCTTCGGCGACCACGTCACCGAGGACATGAAGAAGCACCTCATGGTGGGCATCGGGGAGAACGCCGGTGTCGTCGACATCGGCCAGGGCTGGGCCGTGACCTTCAAGGTCGAGTCCCACAACCACCCCAGCTACATCGAGCCCTACCAGGGCGCGGCCACCGGCGTCGGCGGGATCATCCGCGACATCATGGCGATGGGTGCCCGCCCGATCGCGGTCATGGACTCGCTGCGGTTCGGCGCGATCGACCACCCCGACACCGCCCGCGTGGTGCCCGGCGTCGTCTCCGGCGTCGGCGGGTACGGCAACTGCATCGGCCTGCCGAACATCGGCGGGGAGGTCGTGTTCGACCCGACGTACCAGGGCAACCCGCTCGTCAACGCGCTGTGCGTCGGCGCGATGAAGCACGAGGACCTGCACCTGGCCAACGCCCGCGGCGTCGGCAACCTCGTCGTGCTGTTCGGCGCCCGCACCGGCGGCGACGGCATCGGCGGCGTGTCCGTCCTGGCCAGCGAGACCTTCGACGCGACGGGCCCGTCCAAGCGCCCGGCCGTCCAGGTCGGGGACCCGTTCCAGGAGAAGGTGCTCATCGAGTGCTGCCTGGAGCTGTTCCACGCCGGTCTCGTCGAGGGCATCCAGGACCTCGGCGGCGCGGGGCTGTCCTGCGCCACCAGTGAACTGGCCTCCGCCGGCGACGGCGGGATGCTCATCCACCTCGACCGCGTCCCGCTGCGCGACCCCTCGCTCTCGCCCGAGGAGATCCTCATGAGCGAGTCGCAGGAACGCATGATGGCCGTCGTCACCCCGGCGAACATCGAGGCGTTCCTCGCGGTGACCGCGAAGTGGGACGTCGAGGCCGCCGTGCTCGGTGAGGTCACCGACGGCGACCACCTCGTGGTGCAGTGGCACGGCGAGACCGTCGTCGACGTGCCGCCGCGCACCGTCGCCCACGACGGCCCCGTCTACGAGCGGCCCTACGAGCGCCCCGCCTCCCAGGACGCGCTGCAGGCGGACACCCCCGACCGCCTGCCTCGCCCGTCCACGGACGAGGAGCTGCGCGCGACCCTGCTGCGCATGGCGGGTTCGCCGAACCTGTCCTCCCGCGCCTGGGTCACCGACCAGTACGACCGGTACGTCCTGGGCGGGACGGCGCTCGCGACCCCCGACGACGCCGGCGTGGTCCGCGTCGACGAGGAGACCAACCTCGGGGTGGCGCTGTCGCTGGACGGCAACGGGCGGTTCGCCCGCCTGGACCCGCGCACCGGTGCGGCCCTGGCGCTGGCCGAGGCGTACCGCAACGTCGCCGCGGCCGGGGCGAAGCCGCTGGCCGTCTCGGACTGCCTGAACTTCGGCTCGCCCGAGGACCCGGGCGTCATGTGGCAGTTCGCCGAGGCCGTGCAGGGGCTGGCGCTGGCCTGCGAGGAGCTGGGCGTCCCGGTCACGGGCGGCAACGTGTCGCTGTACAACCAGACCGGTGACGAGGGGCTGGACTCGGCGATCCTGCCGACGCCCGTCATCGGCGTGCTCGGCGTCCTGGACGACGTCCGCCGCCGCACCCCCTCGGGGTGGCGGGAGCCGGGCCGGAACGTCTACCTGCTGGGCACGACCCGCGACGAGCTGGGCGGGTCGGAGTGGGCGTGGGCCGAGCACGGTCACCTCGGTGGCCTGCCGCCGGCGCTGGACCTGGCGCACGAGAAGCTGCTGGCCGACGTGCTGGTGCAGTGCTCGCGCGACGGTCTGGTCGACGCCGCGCACGACCTGTCCGACGGCGGCCTCGCGCAGGCCCTCGTGGAGTCGGTGCTGCGCTACGGCGTGGGCGTGCGGGTCTGGCTGGACGAGCTGCTCGAACGCGACGGCGTCGACGCCTTCACGGCCCTGTTCTCCGAGTCGGCCGGCCGGGCGATCGTCGCCGTGCCGCGCGAGGAGGAGGTCCGGTTCACCGACATGTGCACCGCGCGCGGTCTGGCGCACCTGCGCATCGGCGTGACCGACGCGGGCGCTGACGGCGGGTCCGGCTCGCTCGACGTGCAGGGCCGGTTCTCCGTGCCGGTCGCCGAGCTGCGCGAGGCGCACACCGCGACGCTGCCGAAGCACTTCGGCTGA
- a CDS encoding TetR/AcrR family transcriptional regulator produces the protein MARWAPGSGERLQAAALELFAEQGYDQTTVSQIAERAGVTDRTFFRHFADKREALFAGSDRLLAMFTDAVENSPATDPVQLAADALEASAGFFPAERRPWARQRAAVVEAHPALAEREQLKMATLAQAVAAALRGRGVGEPAASLLAHSTTTVFQVAFETWVREGEERAMPEVLHETFAELRATLAPPARA, from the coding sequence ATGGCGCGATGGGCACCCGGATCCGGCGAGCGGCTGCAGGCAGCAGCCCTGGAGCTGTTCGCCGAGCAGGGCTACGACCAGACGACGGTGTCCCAGATCGCCGAGCGCGCCGGCGTCACCGACCGCACCTTCTTCCGCCACTTCGCCGACAAGCGCGAGGCCCTCTTCGCCGGCAGCGACCGCCTCCTGGCGATGTTCACCGACGCCGTGGAGAACTCCCCCGCCACCGACCCCGTGCAGCTGGCCGCCGACGCCCTGGAGGCCTCCGCCGGGTTCTTCCCCGCCGAGCGCCGGCCCTGGGCGCGACAACGGGCGGCCGTCGTCGAGGCCCACCCCGCCCTCGCCGAGCGCGAGCAGCTGAAGATGGCGACCCTCGCCCAGGCCGTCGCCGCGGCGCTGCGGGGACGGGGCGTCGGCGAACCGGCCGCGAGCCTGCTCGCGCACTCCACGACCACGGTGTTCCAGGTGGCGTTCGAGACCTGGGTGCGCGAGGGCGAGGAGCGCGCCATGCCGGAGGTCCTGCACGAGACCTTCGCCGAGCTGCGGGCCACCCTCGCCCCGCCCGCCCGTGCTTGA
- a CDS encoding NAD-dependent epimerase/dehydratase family protein translates to MRVFITGASGWIGSHTVDEFLAAGHEVLGLARSDASAARLEARGAKALRGDLDDLDSLREGARSTDGTVHLANKHDFVNPAVSNAAERAAVQTLGDELEGSGRPFLVASGLGGIVEGRPVTEDDVNPSVGPDSFRGGSERLALDYADRGVRAVAARFAPTVHGTGDHGFVASLVAAARAAGRSGYVGDGSNRWSAVHVTDAARAVRLAVEGAPAGTRLHVVAEEGVPTREIATAIGEGLGLPVGSVDPDRATEDIGWIGFFFGLDLAASSAATQALLDWHPAGPTLADDLPGYLA, encoded by the coding sequence GTGCGCGTCTTCATCACCGGTGCGTCCGGCTGGATCGGCTCCCACACCGTCGACGAGTTCCTCGCCGCCGGTCACGAGGTCCTCGGCCTCGCCCGCTCCGACGCCTCCGCCGCCCGGCTCGAGGCCCGCGGCGCGAAGGCCCTGCGCGGCGACCTCGACGACCTCGACTCGCTGCGCGAGGGCGCCCGTTCCACCGACGGCACCGTCCACCTCGCCAACAAGCACGACTTCGTCAACCCCGCCGTCTCCAACGCGGCCGAACGCGCCGCGGTGCAGACCCTCGGCGACGAGCTCGAGGGGTCCGGCCGTCCGTTCCTCGTGGCCAGCGGGCTCGGGGGCATCGTCGAGGGCCGCCCCGTCACCGAGGACGACGTCAACCCCTCGGTGGGACCGGACTCCTTCCGCGGCGGGTCCGAGCGCCTCGCCCTCGACTACGCCGACCGCGGCGTGCGGGCCGTCGCGGCCCGCTTCGCCCCCACCGTGCACGGCACCGGCGACCACGGGTTCGTCGCCTCGCTCGTCGCGGCCGCCCGCGCCGCGGGACGTTCCGGCTACGTCGGGGACGGGTCGAACCGGTGGTCGGCCGTGCACGTCACCGACGCCGCCCGCGCCGTCCGGCTCGCCGTCGAGGGCGCCCCCGCCGGGACCCGGCTGCACGTCGTGGCCGAGGAGGGCGTCCCCACCCGGGAGATCGCCACCGCGATCGGCGAAGGGCTGGGCCTGCCCGTCGGGTCCGTCGACCCCGACCGCGCGACGGAGGACATCGGCTGGATCGGGTTCTTCTTCGGGCTCGACCTCGCCGCCAGCAGCGCCGCGACGCAGGCGCTGCTGGACTGGCACCCGGCCGGCCCGACCCTGGCCGACGACCTGCCCGGCTACCTGGCCTGA
- a CDS encoding copper homeostasis protein CutC gives MLTVEIAVTDVAGVRVARAAGAHRLELCSGLEVGGLTPSVGLVERAVEAAGPVGVHVLLRPRPGDFVHDADEFAVVLRDAWACLDAGAAGLVVGPLLPDGRFDVDALHRLRELAGDAELTAHRAFDVHPGVEENVATLLATGVDRVLTSGGADSAHDGTDRIARAVAAVDGRITVVAGGGVRPNRIGELVAATGVTDVHLSARRLTYEDTGFGARYEVDAALVDAALTAAAAA, from the coding sequence GTGCTGACCGTCGAGATCGCCGTCACCGACGTCGCGGGGGTCCGCGTCGCGCGGGCCGCCGGGGCGCACCGCCTCGAACTGTGCTCGGGGCTCGAGGTCGGCGGCCTGACCCCCTCCGTCGGGCTCGTCGAACGCGCCGTCGAGGCGGCCGGCCCGGTGGGCGTGCACGTCCTCCTGCGGCCGCGGCCGGGGGACTTCGTGCACGACGCCGACGAGTTCGCCGTCGTCCTGCGCGACGCCTGGGCCTGCCTGGACGCCGGGGCCGCGGGCCTCGTCGTGGGCCCGCTGCTGCCCGACGGCCGGTTCGACGTCGACGCCCTGCACCGGCTGCGGGAACTGGCCGGCGACGCCGAGCTCACCGCGCACCGCGCTTTCGACGTCCACCCCGGCGTCGAGGAGAACGTCGCCACCCTGCTGGCCACCGGGGTCGACCGCGTCCTGACCTCCGGTGGGGCGGACTCGGCCCACGACGGCACCGACCGCATCGCGCGCGCGGTCGCGGCCGTCGACGGCCGGATCACCGTCGTGGCCGGCGGGGGCGTGCGCCCGAACCGCATCGGCGAGCTCGTCGCGGCCACGGGCGTCACCGACGTCCACCTGTCCGCGCGCCGGCTCACCTACGAGGACACCGGGTTCGGGGCCCGCTACGAGGTCGACGCCGCGCTCGTCGACGCAGCCCTGACCGCGGCGGCGGCCGCGTGA